TGCAGACTGTGCGAGTCCAGGGCAATGACATCTCGCACAGGTTGCGACTGTCAGCAGTGCGACAACAGGACGAGGGAGTGTATGAGTGCAGAGTGTCTGACTACAGTGACGATGATACGCAGGAGTACAAAGCCCAGGCGCTGCTGCGTGTACTCTCACGCTTTGCTCCTCCTCACATGCAGGCTGCGGAGGCCGTGTCCCACATTCAGAGCAGTGGTCCGCGCCGCTCCGGCCCAGCCAGCGCTGCCAATGTTAATCACATGGGTGCCACCTACCCCATGGATCGCACCACATGGGAGCCCAGCCAGGGAGCCAAGAAAATGCCTCCCAAGAGCCTTCCATCTGCCCGCAGTCCTAGCGTTCTGGATCCTGCTGCGGCCGCCTCCTCCGCTGGCCAGGCAGCCACCACCACTGTCACAGCAGTGGCTGCCTCTTCCTCAGCCTCGCAGCCATCAGGTCAGGCTGTTCTGCACCAAAGGCATGGCTCAGGTAAGGAAGCACAAGGCTCTTCTGGGCCTTTGAATTTTACTTGTGTCCAGGGCTCCACCTTGCCTTAGCACCATAGTCTCCCCTCTCttagtgttcttttgtttttttgctattgttttttgtttggggccacacccggtggtgcttaggggttggttactcctggctctgcactaagaaatcactcctggcaagcttggggaccatatggggtatcgaggatcgaaccctggttcattcctggttggtcgcatgcaaggcaaacaccctactctgtgTCATTATCTGGGTGAATAGGGGGCCGCAAAGCAGGCATTTTGGTGGAAGAGGGACAGCACAGGACTGGAGATTTGGAGTTTTCTCTTGAGCTGGAGAAGTGGTCTTGGAGCTGTGATCTAAAGAGAATAGATCTGGGTGTCAGAAACAGCTTGTTCAGCCCACTGTCTACTTTTCACCTGGGAGGTCAGGTTAGATCCTAGACAGTACACCACAGGGACTGACCTGGGTATGACCCCGTAATAGGTAGGAAAAGCCTGTTTTCAATAGGTCTTTAGGTATCTACTGGGTAGGATACTAGCACTCAGTGGAAAATGCTGAGGCATGTGAATTTTAATGCCGCTTGAATAGATGTGCAGATATTGTGAGAGATCTGAGGCTGATTACAGAGGCTCTTCTGTTTTCAGCGAGGTCTAGAATGATCCCAGGCACAGACTCAGTCCTTTTCAGGCCCCTCTGGTGGTTGAGGGTAGAGCCATAACTATACTTAGAAGGGCACACAGAGGGTGAAGCCAGCTTTTTTAGGGAGATGAGACGGCTCAGGAAGCAACTAGGGAACAACAatgcagaaaataagaaaaataaattgacacCAGGACAGGTGGCTCTGGGATGACGGACATGCTTGGCTATTCTAAGGCTTatggaaaaatacataaaaccatGTTTCTGTCTTGTTTTCAGGGTGTCCCTTTCCCCTTTTGCCTCAAGGATGGGCCTCAGAGTGGAACTCAGCTCTTGTGATCACTCCTTTTTCCTAACTATGAAAATTACTCTCAACTCCAGGCCTTCATTTTGTTTGATAAAAGCACTGGGAAGACACATCTTCTGTGATATCCCCACAGAAAGTGGCATACTCATAcatacatggacacacacacacacacacactcacacacacacacacccctttcagTCATGTTTCTCTTAGTGCTGTCCATCTGTGGCCAGTATCAGCTTGTTAAGATGCAACACAGGAGCTATCCTGCTAAACCAAGGACCAAGTATAACCTAACCTACCTCTTTCTCATCCACAAAGCAGAGAACTGCCTGTTTATCTCCCACACAGTTACACCCTATGCATGCATGCTGTTCATGCTACCTGCTGACTCtaaaggctttctttttcttaggCTCCTCAAGGGTAACCACAAGACTTCCCTAGGCTGTGGGAGAAAATGGTTCATCTGAGACCCATGGAGAGACTCTCTCCAAACAAGCTCTTCCACATAacttggcatttttttttgttttgtttttgggtcacacccagcagtgctcaggggttactcctggctctatgctcagaaattgctcctggcaggctcgggggaccatatgggatgccaggattcgaaccattgtccttctgcatgcaaagtaaacaccttaccgttgtgctatctctctggccccataacttgGCATTTTCAATCCACATGTTAGTGTGTGATAGCATTAGTTACTGTGACAAACTTCAAATGTTATTGGCCTATGTGAGATAATCTTGGAAGGTTGAAAAATAGTCATTCTTATCATTATAGTAGGATGGTGCTTTCAGAGAAGAGTTGGTATACAGAAAGACAAGGTTAGGCCTCTAAGTGATAATGTTACTCCCACCCCATCCATTATTTAGAACTCAGTCACATGGTCTAGCAGAGATTCAAGGCAAGTTAGTAAGATCGACTACTTAGTTTTCAGCTTGGCAGCTGCATTCAATATTATTTCCTCAAAATGGAAGTGTAACAAGAGTCTTTGAATCATTAGTCATCTATGTGTAGCACAATAAAAATGCTGGAAATGTGCTTTGATTTGGAGAGTGATAGACttacttcattattgtttgtttctaaaaaataaagatcCTTCTTCCCTATCCCCATGGATGACAGCAAGACAACATTATGTTACCATCTGGAACATATCTGTAGGATGCTTTATAAACAATAAGTAGAATCAAAGTAGATATTTGGAAAGCAAAAGCCTAGACATAAATTATGGCCCTACAATTTTGTAAGTGTATGACTTGAAGCAAAAGACTTAATATCTCTGAATGTAGTTCTTCAACCAAAAAACAGTCCTATAGTAACTTTATCTTAGAGGCTTTCaaaaatgaagaatatttttttaatctccatgGCCACCGAGTGCTCTGCTTTAGTTAGATTTA
This window of the Suncus etruscus isolate mSunEtr1 chromosome 14, mSunEtr1.pri.cur, whole genome shotgun sequence genome carries:
- the VSTM2B gene encoding V-set and transmembrane domain-containing protein 2B isoform X1, with product MEQRSPLCSLGYLPPPPLLLLLHALPLLLADATFTEVPKDVTVREGDDIEMPCAFRASGATSYSLEIQWWYLKEPPRELLHELALGLPGSRSKVTSKDATKISTVRVQGNDISHRLRLSAVRQQDEGVYECRVSDYSDDDTQEYKAQALLRVLSRFAPPHMQAAEAVSHIQSSGPRRSGPASAANVNHMGATYPMDRTTWEPSQGAKKMPPKSLPSARSPSVLDPAAAASSAGQAATTTVTAVAASSSASQPSGQAVLHQRHGSGTGPIYSTDPLLSLFLLALHKFLHWFVGH
- the VSTM2B gene encoding V-set and transmembrane domain-containing protein 2B isoform X2 yields the protein MEQRSPLCSLGYLPPPPLLLLLHALPLLLADATFTEVPKDVTVREGDDIEMPCAFRASGATSYSLEIQWWYLKEPPRELLHELALGLPGSRSKTVRVQGNDISHRLRLSAVRQQDEGVYECRVSDYSDDDTQEYKAQALLRVLSRFAPPHMQAAEAVSHIQSSGPRRSGPASAANVNHMGATYPMDRTTWEPSQGAKKMPPKSLPSARSPSVLDPAAAASSAGQAATTTVTAVAASSSASQPSGQAVLHQRHGSGTGPIYSTDPLLSLFLLALHKFLHWFVGH